A DNA window from Vigna unguiculata cultivar IT97K-499-35 chromosome 10, ASM411807v1, whole genome shotgun sequence contains the following coding sequences:
- the LOC114165048 gene encoding ATP-dependent RNA helicase DEAH13-like isoform X1, producing the protein MPPITFTDDDFLGVDHQQDDPMVITVKLENYAVKKDPKSSCVFSAPLKDPRSYYDAQTDQVKCWVTPAFGRFSWKLPMHSLPISNDEDRVQVFAYALLEGQVCPCLKSVRKYMSAPPESIMKKEAFGQKRVGNLLSKLKSRLIDSSAVLRMVWKENPRELFAEILDWFQHSFHKHFEELWLQMHNELLMGTQKGPQHKSSRKKKVKSKGLS; encoded by the coding sequence atgcctcccatTACCTTTACGGACGATGATTTCCTTGGTGTCGACCACCAGcaggacgaccccatggtcatcacagtgAAACTCGAGAACTACGCGGTCAAAAAGGATCCTAAGTCCTCATGCGTCTTCTCAGCTCCCCTGAAGGATCCTAGATCTTACTATGATGCCCAGACTGACCAAGTAAAATGTTGGGTAACCCCAGCCTTTGGCCGTTTCTCTTGGAAGCTTCCAATGCATTCATTGCCCATTAGCAATGATGAAGATCGGGTGCAAGTGTTTGCCTATGCTTTGCTTGAAGGCCAGGTGTGTCCCTGTTTAAAATCTGTTCGAAAATATATGTCGGCTCCCCCTGAAAGTATCATGAAGAAAGAAGCATTTGGTCAGAAAAGGGTGGGAAATCTTTTAAGCAAGTTAAAAAGCAGGCTGATTGATAGCTCTGCTGTGCTAAGAATGGTGTGGAAGGAGAATCCTAGGGAACTATTTGCAGAAATTTTGGATTGGTTTCAGCATAGTTTTCACAAGCACTTTGAAGAGTTATGGCTACAAATGCATAACGAATTGCTCATGGGGACACAAAAAGGCCCTCAGCATAAAAGTTCTaggaaaaagaaagtaaaatctAAAGGGCTATCATAA